A section of the Larus michahellis chromosome 1, bLarMic1.1, whole genome shotgun sequence genome encodes:
- the LOC141737821 gene encoding trypsin I-P1-like, producing the protein MKFILFLTFVGVAVAFPVNADDDDDKIVGGYTCAENSVPYQVSLNSGYHFCGGSLISSQWVVSAAHCYKSRIQVQLGKHNLELTESTQQLINSAKVIRHPRFSSRTLDNDIMLIKLSVPAQLNRAVQTIPLPTSCVTTGTTCLISGWGNTLSNGNLFPDTLQCLKAPVLSARECSDAYPRQITNNMMCVGFLEGGKDSCQGDSGGPVVCNGQLQGIVSWGIGCAQRGYPGVYTKVCNYVSWIQDTIAAN; encoded by the exons ATGAAATTCATACTGTTTCTCACCTTTGTTGGGGTGGCTG TTGCCTTCCCCGTCAACGCTGACGATGATGATGACAAGATCGTGGGAGGCTACACCTGTGCAGAGAACTCTGTCCCCTACCAGGTGTCCCTGAATTCTGGGTATCACTTCTGTGGAGGTTCCCTCATCAGCAGCCAGTGGGTTGTGTCGGCTGCCCACTGCTACAAGTC gcgcATCCAAGTGCAGCTCGGGAAACATAACCTGGAACTCACAGAATCGACACAGCAGTTGATCAATTCAGCTAAAGTCATCCGCCACCCTCGCTTCAGCTCCAGAACACTGGACAATGACATTATGCTCATCAAGCTTTCCGTACCAGCCCAGCTCAACCGAGCTGTCCAAACAATTCCTCTGCCTACCAGCTGTGTGACCACAGGCACCACGTGCCTCATCTCTGGCTGGGGCAACACACTCAGCAATGGCA ATTTGTTTCCGGACACCTTGCAGTGCCTGAAGGCTCCCGTACTCTCCGCAAGAGAGTGCAGCGATGCCTACCCTCGGCAAATTACCAACAATATGATGTGTGTAGGATtcctggagggagggaaagactCCTGCCAG GGGGATTCCGGCGGTCCAGTAGTCTGCAATGGGCAGCTCCAGGGCATTGTTTCCTGGGGTATTGGATGTGCGCAGAGAGGCTATCCCGGAGTTTACACTAAGGTTTGCAACTACGTCTCCTGGATCCAAGACACTATAGCTGCCAACTGA